The Bosea beijingensis genome contains the following window.
CCATGCCCAGGAATCCCGGCTCGAAACCATCGTGAAACGCGATAAGGTGATCGTCGCCGTTTCGAGCACGGCCCGCCCGAACGGCTTCGTCGACGAGGCGGGCAAGTTAACGGGCTTCGAGGTCGAGTTTGCTCGGCTCATGGCGAAGGCTTTGGTCGGCGACGCCAACAAGGTCGAGCTGATGACCACGACGGTGGACGGCCGCTTTCCGGCTGTGTTGTCGGGCAGAGCGGATTTCGGCATCTCGACGGCGACGATCTATCCGGACCGCGCAGTGCGCCTGGCCTTCACGCGCCCTTATATCGATTCCAGCACGCTCGTCGTGGTGCCCAAGGCCTCCCCGATCAAGACGCTGGCCGATCTCGACAATGCCAACGTCGTCTTCGGCTCGACCAACAGCGCCGCCATGGTCGACCGCGCCAAGCGCTACGCGCCCAAGGCCCAGGCTGTCTTCTTCGACACCGATAGCGCTGCGGCGTTGGCGTTGAAGAGCGGGCGCTCCGCGGCCTGGCAAGCCGATTCCGCCGCCGCCAATTACTTCGTCGGCCAGAACCAGGCCGATTTCCGGCTGCTGGAAGGCTCGCTCGGTACGATCAACAACAACGCGATCTTCATGAAGCCCGGGGACTTCCAGCTCTGGCTGGCGCTCGACACCATCGTACGCGAATACGTCAATGGCTCGCGGTATGGCGAGTATCAAGCGCTCTACAAGACCTGGTTCGGCAAGGATGCGCCACCGCAGCGCCCCTTCAACCAGAACTGAACCGTCAGTTAGGGCGAGCCGCCGTGGACTTCGCTTTCATCAGAACGAACGCCCCCCTCCTGATGGAGGGGGCTGTGATGACCCTCGCGCTGGCGGCGCTGGCGCTGATCGGCGCAACGTTCGGCGGCGTCGTCGTCGCCGCGCTCACGACGAGCCGCTTCAGTGTGCTGCGCGGGGTCGGCCGGGGCTTCGTGGAGCTGATGCGGAACACGCCGATCCTCGTGCAGATCTTCGTGCTGTACTTCGGAATGCCGACGCTGGGCCTGCGGCTCTCGGCGTTCTCCTCCGCCGTGCTGGCGCTTTCGCTCCAGAACAGCGCCTATATCGGCGAGATCTATCGCGCCGGTCTCGAATCCGTGCATATGCGCCAACGCGAAGCGGCGCTGGCGCTCGGCATGCTGCCACGCACCGCGCTTTGGACGATCATCGCGCCTCAGGCTTTCCGACGGATCGTGCCGCCGCTCGGCAATCAGCTCATCATCATCGTCAAGGACACCTCGGTCGCTTCGACGATCGCCGTCGCCGAGCTGACGCAGGCCGGCAAGCTGCTGCTCGATCGCAGCGCGGCGCCTTACGAGACCTTCGCGACGGTGGCCCTGTTCTACCTCGCCATCAGTGCCGCGATCGCCGGCATCCTGAAGCTCGTCGCGCTTCGCCTACCGGTGAGGGTGTGATGATGCTCAGCGCCGCACTCACTGCCGCGGTGACCTATCTCGGGCAGGGAGCGGTCGTCACGATCGGGTTGTCTCTTGCGACAATCCTGGTCGCTGCCGCTGCCGGCCTGCCGCTTGCTGTGATC
Protein-coding sequences here:
- a CDS encoding amino acid ABC transporter permease, producing MTLALAALALIGATFGGVVVAALTTSRFSVLRGVGRGFVELMRNTPILVQIFVLYFGMPTLGLRLSAFSSAVLALSLQNSAYIGEIYRAGLESVHMRQREAALALGMLPRTALWTIIAPQAFRRIVPPLGNQLIIIVKDTSVASTIAVAELTQAGKLLLDRSAAPYETFATVALFYLAISAAIAGILKLVALRLPVRV
- a CDS encoding substrate-binding periplasmic protein: MKRDKVIVAVSSTARPNGFVDEAGKLTGFEVEFARLMAKALVGDANKVELMTTTVDGRFPAVLSGRADFGISTATIYPDRAVRLAFTRPYIDSSTLVVVPKASPIKTLADLDNANVVFGSTNSAAMVDRAKRYAPKAQAVFFDTDSAAALALKSGRSAAWQADSAAANYFVGQNQADFRLLEGSLGTINNNAIFMKPGDFQLWLALDTIVREYVNGSRYGEYQALYKTWFGKDAPPQRPFNQN